Proteins found in one Mercenaria mercenaria strain notata unplaced genomic scaffold, MADL_Memer_1 contig_4151, whole genome shotgun sequence genomic segment:
- the LOC128553657 gene encoding uncharacterized protein LOC128553657 has translation RKPSSDESVQNGMVMSNDKASTEAQPVNPGQVEVKEDYIYAQPDKSRIKQKHSKMEISKPQKMYDNIAIDLEENEATVTESETDVDKIQLEELEEGPTKFIETEVKPPSTDLYYNTASLIRSRIQVSDLLEYTKKKTDYEKEFEKLPRGLTRTCDVALKRNNRAKNRYNGIYAYDATRVVLKAKSIQC, from the exons aagaAAGCCTTCTAGTGATGAGTCTGTACAGAATGGGATGGTCATGTCAAATGATAAAG CGAGCACGGAAGCACAACCTGTGAATCCTGGACAAGTAGAAGTAAAGGAAGACTACATATATGCGCAACCTGATAAATCTCGTATTAAGCAGAAACATAGTAAAATGGAAATAAGTAAACCGCAGAAAATGTACGACAACATTGCGATTGATCTAGAAGAAAATGAAGCAACCGTTACGGAATCTGAAACCGATGTGGACAAAATACAATTAGAGGAATTGGAAGAAGGTCCTACAAAGTTTATAGAGACAG AAGTGAAACCACCCAGCACAGATTTATACTACAATACGGCAAGTTTGATTCGTAGTCGCATACAGGTTTCAGATCTTCTAGAATACACTAAGAAGAAAACTGATTATGAAAAGGAATTTGAG aaattacCCAGAGGTCTTACAAGAACGTGCGATGTAGCTCTCAAACGAAACAATCGCGCAAAAAATAGGTATAACGGAATATATGCAT ATGATGCGACACGGGTTGTTCTAAAAGCAAAATCTATTCAATGCTAA